The Pseudomonas putida nucleotide sequence ACTGCTCGCGGCTGGCAGAGCAAGGGCAGATCAGCGAATGGCGCTATACCCTGCTGGAACAACGCCTGGCCGGGCTGACCGAGGTCCAGGCCACCTGCGAGCGGATCAAGGGTTCGCCGCTGCCGTTCCCCTATACCCTGCTGCTGCACCGCACCATCTACATCTTCTGCCTGCTGCTGCCGTTTGCCCTGGCCGAGCCGCTGGGCTGGCTGGCGCCGCTGTTCACCACCATTGTCGGCTACACCTTCTTCGGCCTGGACGCGATTGGCAACGAACTGGAGGACCCGTTCGGGCGGGATGAGAACGACCTGCCGATGGATGCCATGGTGAGGACCGTGGAGCGGGATGTGCTGGGGGCTTTGGGCGTGGAACCGCTGCCACCGGTGTTGCTGCCGGTGGACTATGTGCTGAGCTGATTATTTGCGTCTTCTGTCACGCGAAGAGGCCGGTATGGGCTAACCGCGGCTTTCGCAGGCTTCGATAGGCTTCAGATGCTTCACAAAATTACAGGGCCGATGCCGCGCATCCAGCTGCTCCACCAATATGCCCTCCCAGGCCGTCCGGCAAGCACCGGTCGAACCGGGCAGGCAGCACACCAGGGTGCCATTGGAAATCCCTGCCAGCGCCCTGCTTTGCACCGTCGAGCTGCCGATATCGAGAATGGACAAGGCGCGGAACAGTTCGCCAAAGCCATCGACGCTCCGATCCAACAGGCACTGCACCGCCTCCGGCGTGCTGTCACGCCCGGTGAAGCCGGTGCCGCCGGTGATCAGCACCACCTGCACGTCGTCATCGGCGATCCAGGTCGCCACCTGGGCGCGGATCTTGTACAGGTCGTCCTTGAGCAGCGCCCGCGCCACCAGGCGATGGCCGACCTCTACCGAGCGGCTGGCCAGCAGCTCGCCTGAGGTGTCGTTGTCGTAGGAACGGGTGTCGCTGACGGTCAGCACGGCGATGTTCAGCGGTATGAAGACCGCATCGGGTTGGACGCGCACGGTGAAGCTCCTTGAATGGCATTGTCGTCACGCTAGAGGCAAGCCTGACAAGCGTCCAATCGAAATGGCGAACCGGCCGATCAATGACATCTATCGCAGACGTGGGTTAAGGTCTGCACAACCAGACGCCAGGCACTTCCATGGACATCAAGCAGCTCAAGTTCCTCATCGCCCTCGACCAGACCCGCCACTTCGGCCAGGCTGCGGCGCTGTGCCATATCACCCAGCCGACCCTGTCCATGCGCCTGCGCAACCTGGAGGACGAACTGGACCTGGTGCTGGTCAAGCGCGGCCAGCGCTTCGAGGGCTTCACCGAGGCGGGCGAGCGCATCCTGGCCTGGGCCCGCACCCTGCTCGCCGCCCATGACGGCCTGCAGGCCGAGGCCGCCAGTTGCCGTGGCCAGGTGGTCGGCAGCCTGCGCCTGGGCACCGTGCCGCTGGCCAGCTTCAACCCCATGCACCTGCTGCTGCCGCTGCGCGAGAAGTACCCCGAACTGCAGTTCCAGCTCAGCTCGCACAGCACCGAGCAGATCATGGACGGCCTGAGCCGCAACCAGCTCGACCTGGGCATCTGCTACCTCGACCAGGTCAACGCCAACTTCTTCGAAGTAATCGAGCTAGGCACCACCACCATGGGCCTGCTATTCGACACCCAGCACTTCCAGTTCGACACCGACAGCCTGCGCTGGGACGAACTCGGCGACATTCCCCTGGGCCTGCTGAGCAAGGGCATGCACTACCGCCAGTCACTGGACCTGAGCTTCCGCAGCCGCGGCCTCGAGCCCAATGCCGTGTTGGAAAGCGACTCGACCTTCCAGCTGGTGCAGGCCATCAATACCGGCGTGTGCTGCGCGATCATGCCGCTGGGCTGCGGCCTGGAAGACCTCAGCGAACACATGCGCATCATCCCCATCGTCGAAGCCAGCATCCACAGCCCGATCGGCCTGCTGCTGCGCCGCAGCGAGCCGCGTTCGGCGATTGCCGAGCAATGTTTCGACGAGGCCAAGCGGCTGTTTCAACCGGCCTGATCCGCCGTTGCCTGGCGGTACTGGCGGGGAGTGAAACCGGTCAATTGCTTGAACTGGCGGCTGAACGCGCTGTGGTCGGTGTAGCCGCAGCGCAGCGCCACTTCGGTGATCGGCAAATCAGAATGCAGCAGCCGGTGGGCGTGCTCCAGGCGCGCCTTGTGGATCATCTGCCGTGGGGTGAGGTGGAACACCCGCTTGCAGTAGCGCTCCAGTTGCGCCACGGAAATCCCGGCGATGCGGGTCAATTCATTCATGCTGATCGGCTGGTGGAAATGGCGGCGGATGTGCTCATCCACGGCCGCCAGTCGCTGGTAGGCGGGGTGGGTGTCGGCGGCTGACTGCAGGTCGACGGAGATGCCCACCAGGCCGATGATCTCGCCCGCCGGGTTGCGCAGCGGGCGCTTGTGGGTCAGGCACCAGCCCGGTTCACGGCTGCCGTACAGGTGCAGTTCGAGCTGGTCTTCCAGCACCAGCCCATCCTTGAGCACGCGGCGGTCCTGCTCGGTGTAGCCGGGGCCCAGTTGCGCCGGGAACACCTCGGCGCTGGTCTTGCCCAGCAGCGGCTGCAGGCGCTTGAGGCCACAACGCTGGACCAGGGTGGTGTTGGCCAGCACATAACGGGCGGCAGGGTCCTTGATGAAGATCGCCGCGTTGGGGATGGCGTCGAGGATTGGCAGCAGCAGCGACACACCGGCCAGCAGGGCCTCGAGGGTGGCTGGCCGGTGCTGGTCGAGGGACTGGTACAGGGTTGCCAGGGAGTCTTGTGTCATCTGCATGCTCTTGGTTGAAGTACTGGCCCTTTCGCGGGGCAAGCCCGCTCCTGCAGGACTGCGCAGTACCTGTAGGAGCGGGCTTGCCCCGCGAAAGGGCCATCAATGCCCATGAACTGCTAAAGCCCTTGTGCGGCAGGCCCTGCAGCCTACCTACCCAGCCTTTAAGGCCGCCAGTATTTTTTGCAACTGTGCCGATTTCGTCATACCCCCTGCAGAAAACCATCAAGAACCCCCGCCCCGTTCGGGTCCACTCTATGCCCCACGCAAGCCGCAACACGTGACATCAGACCTGCCTATCCAAAACCTACAAAAAGGCGCCCCCATGTCAGGCAAATTCAAGAAACAGCTGTCATTGCTCGACCTCACCTTCATCGGCCTCGGCGCCATCTTCGGCTCCGGCTGGCTGTTCGCCGCCAGCCACGTCTCGGCCATCGCCGGCCCGGCCGGTATCCTCTCCTGGTTCCTCGGCGGGTTCGCCGTGTTGTTGCTGGGCATCGTCTACTGCGAACTCGGCGCCGCCCTGCCGCGTGCCGGTGGCGTGGTGCGCTACCCGGTGTACTCCCACGGCCCGCTGCTCGGCTACCTGATGGGTTTCATCACCCTTATCGCCTTCTCCAGCCTGATCGCCATCGAAGTGGTCGCCTCGCGCCAGTACGCCGCGGCCTGGTTCCCCGGGCTGACCAAGGCCGGCTCCAGCGACCCGACGGTGCTCGGCTGGCTGGTGCAGTTCGCCTTGCTGGGGCTGTTCTTCTTCCTCAACTACCGCAGCGTGAAGACCTTCGCCAAGGCCAACAACCTGGTCAGCGTGTTCAAGTTCATCGTTCCGCTGCTGGTGATCGGCGTGCTGTTCACCTTCTTCAAGCCGGAGAACTTCGAGGTCCAGGGCTTCGCCCCGTTCGGCCTGTCTGGCGTGGAAATGGCGGTGTCGGCCGGTGGCATCATCTTCGCCTACCTGGGGCTGACGCCGATCATCTCGGTGGCCAGCGAAGTGAAGAACCCGCAGCGCACCATCCCGATCGCGCTGATCCTCTCGGTGCTGTTGTCCACTGCTATCTACGCCCTGCTGCAACTGGCCTTCCTCGGCAGCGTGCCAACCGAAATGCTCACCAACGGCTGGGCCGCGGTGACCAAGGAACTGGCCCTGCCCTACCGTGACATCGCCCTGGCCCTGGGTGTGGGCTGGCTGGCCTACCTGGTGGTGGCCGATGCGGTGATCTCGCCCAGCGGCTGCGGCAACATCTACATGAACGCCACCCCACGCGTGGTTTATGGTTGGGCGCAGACCGGCACCTTCTTCAAGTACTTCACCCGCATCGACGCCGAGTCCGGCATTCCGCGCCCGGCACTGTGGCTGACCTTCGGCCTGTCGGTGTTCTGGACCCTGCCGTTCCCCTCCTGGGAAGCGCTGATCAACGTGGTGTCCGCCGCCCTGGTGCTGAGCTACGCGGTGGCCCCGGTTACCGTCGCCGCCCTGCGCCGCAATGCGCCAGACATGCCGCGCCCGTTCCGGGTCAAGGGCATGGGCGTGCTCGGCCCGCTGTCGTTCATCATCGCCGCGCTGATCGTCTACTGGTCCGGCTGGAGCACCGTGTCCTGGCTGCTGGCCCTGCAGATCGTGATGTTCGTGCTGTACCTGCTGTGCGGCCGCTTCGTCCCGACCCAGCACCTGTCGTTGGCCCAGCAAGTGCGTTCGTCGGCCTGGCTGATCGGCTTCTACGCCGTGACCATCCTGTTGTCCTGGCTGGGCAGCTTCGGCGGCCTGGGCGTGCTCGGCCACCCGCTCGACACCCTGGCCGTGGCTGCCTGCGCCCTGGGCATCTACTACTGGGGCGCCGCCACCGGGGTGCCGGCGCACCTGGTACGCCTGGAAGGTGAAGACGAAAGCGAAGCCTCGGCTGAAACCTACAGCGGCCGCCCCGCCGTCGCCTCCTGACCCTCTTAGCAATGGACAAGCCCATGAAACAGATTCACGTCATCGACTCGCATACCGGCGGCGAACCGACCCGCCTGGTGATGAAAGGCTTCCCGCCGCTGCAGGGGCGCAGCATGGCCGAGCAGCGCGACGAACTGCGCGAGCTGCACGATCAATGGCGCCGTGCCTGCCTGCTGGAACCACGCGGCAACGATGTGCTGGTCGGCGCGCTGTATTGCCCACCGGTGTCGGCCGACGCCACCTGCGGGGTGATCTTCTTCAACAACGCCGGCTACCTGAACATGTGCGGCCACGGCACCATCGGCCTGATTGCCTCGCTGCAGCACCTGGGCCTGATCGAGCCCGGCGTGCACAAGATCGACACCCCGGTCGGCCCGGTCAGCGCCACCCTGCATGAAGACGGCGCCATCACCGTCGGCAACGTGCCGTCCTACCGCTACCGCCAGCAGGTGGCGGTGGAGGTGCCCGGCCATGGCGTGGTGCGTGGCGACATCGCCTGGGGCGGCAACTGGTTCTTCCTGGTCTCTGAACACGGCCAGCGCATCGAACTGGACAACCGCGAAGCCCTCACCGAGTACACCTGGGCCATGCTCAAGGCCCTCGAAGCCCAGGGCATCACCGGCGAGCACGGTGCGCCAATCGACCATGTCGAGTTGTTCGCCGACGACGCCCATGCCGACAGCCGCAACTTCGTCATGTGCCCGGGCAAGGCCTACGACCGCTCGCCCTGTGGCACCGGCACCAGCGCCAAGCTGGCGTGCCTGGCCGCCGACGGCAAGCTCGAAGAAGGCCAGACCTGGGTCCAGGCCAGCATCACCGGTAGCCAGTTCCACGGCCGCTACGAGCGCGACGGCGAGCGCATTCGCCCGTTCATCACCGGCCGCGCCTACATGACCGCCGACAGCACTCTGCTGATCGACGAACAGGATCCATTCGCCTGGGGCATCTGAACCCGGCTTCTTGAACCACTGAATATCGCCAGGAGTGACAACAATGACTGACAACATCTTCACCGGCACCATGCCTGCCCTGATGACCCCGTGCACTGCCGCGCGCAAGCCTGATTTCGACGCACTGGTGCGCAAGGGCCTCGAGTTGATCGAAGCCGGCATGAGCGCCGTGGTCTACTGCGGTTCGATGGGCGACTGGCCGCTGCTGACCGAAGCCGAACGCCAGGAAGGCGTGGCCCGCCTGGTGGCCGCCGGCATCCCGACCATCGTCGGCACCGGTGCGGTGAACACCCGCGAAGCCGTCGCCCACGCGGCCCATGCTGCCAAGGTGGGTGCCGCTGGCTTGATGGTCATCCCCCGCGTGCTCAGCCGCGGTGCATCGCTGATCGCCCAGAAACACCACTTCTCGGCCATTCTCGCCGCCGCGCCGAAGTTGCCGGCGGTGATCTACAACAGCCCCTACTACGGCTTCGCCACCCGCGCCGACCTGTTCTTCGAACTGCGTCGCGAATTCCCCAACCTGATCGGCTTCAAGGAGTTCGGCGGCGGCGCCGACCTGCGCTACGCCGCCGAGCACATCACCTCGAAGGATGACGACGTGACCCTGATGGTCGGCGTCGACACCCAGGTGGTGCATGGCTTCGTCAACTGCGCCGCCACCGGTGCCATCACCGGTATCGGCAACGCCCTGCCGCGTGAAGTGCTGCAGCTGGTTAGCCTGAGCAAGCAGGCCGCCAAGGGCGACGCCAAGGCCCGCCGCCTGGCTCGCGAACTGGAAGCGGCGCTGGCGGTGCTGTCGTCGTTCGATGAAGGCTGCGACCTGGTGCTGTACTACAAGCACCTGATGGTGCTCAACGGCGACAGCGAGTACAGCCTGCACTTCAACGAAACCGACGTGCTCACCGATGCCCAGCGCAACTTTGCCGAGCAGCAGTACGGGTTGTTCCGCAAGTGGTACGCCAGCTGGTCGGCCGAGCAGAACCTGACCTGACCCCCGGGGCTGCGTCGCGAAAGGGGCGCAAAGCGCCCCCCGATCCAGAAACTGATTACGAAGGAGGCTCCATGACCCTGACAGGCAACCTGCTGATCGGCCAGCGCGCCGTACCCGGCAGCCGCGACGCGATCCGCGCCATCGACCCGGCCACCAACCAGGCCCTCGAACCCGCCTACGCCGGCGGCACAGGCGAACACGTGGCCCAGGCCTGCGCACTGGCCTGGGCGGCGTTCGATGCCTACCGCGAAACCTCGCTGGAGCAGCGCGCCCATTTCCTCGAAACCATCGCCAGCGAAATCGAAGCGCTGGGCGATGCACTGATCGACCGCGCCGTGGCCGAAAGCGGCCTGCCCAAGGCGCGCATCCAGGGCGAGCGTGGCCGCACCTGCACGCAACTGCGCACCTTTGCCCGGGTGGTCCGCAGCGGCGAATGGCTCGATGTGCGGGTCAACAATGCCCTGGCCGAACGCCAGCCGCTGCCGCGCGCTGACCTGCGCCAGCGCCAGGTGGCCCTCGGCCCGGTGGCGGTGTTCGGCGCCAGCAACTTCCCCCTGGCCTTTTCGGTAGCCGGCGGCGACACCGCCTCGGCACTGGCTGCCGGATGCCCGGTGGTGGTCAAGGCCCACGCCGCGCACCCCGGCACCAGTGAACTGGTCGGCCAGGCCGTGGCCCGCGCGGTCAAACCCTGCGGCCTGCCTGAGGGCGTGTTCTCGTTGCTGTATGGTGCCGGCCGTGAAGTCGGCATTGCTCTGGTCAGCGACCCACGCATCAAGGCGGTAGGCTTCACCGGCTCGCGCAGCGGTGGAATCGCCCTGTGCCAGGCGGCCCAGGCCCGCCCGGAGCCAATTCCGGTGTACGCCGAAATGAGCTCGATCAACCCGGTGTTCCTTTTCGACGCCGCGCTGCAGGCCCGTGGCGCAGCCCTGGCGCAAGGCTTCGTCGCCTCGCTGACCCAGGGCGCCGGGCAGTTCTGCACCAACCCAGGCCTGGTGATCGCCCGCCAGGGGCCAGCGCTGCAGCGCTTCATCGAGGCTGCCAGCGAACATGTACGCCAGGCCGCCGCGCAGACCATGCTCACCCCGGGCATTGCCAGCGCCTATGCCACTGGCGTCGGCGCCTTGGCCAACAACGCCAACGCTACGATTGCCGCCAGCGGCCAGACGCAGCAAGGGCCGAACCAATGCCAGGCACAGCTGTTCGTGACTCAGGCCGAAGCGTTTCTCAGCGACCCGGCGTTGCAGGCCGAAGTGTTCGGCGCCGCTTCGCTGGTGGTGGCCTGCGCCAGCGACGAGCAGGTCCGCCAGGTGGCCGAGCACCTTGAAGGCCAACTGACCGCCACGCTGCAACTGGACGATGCCGACATCGACAGCGCCCGCGCCCTGCTGCCAACCTTGGAACGCAAGGCCGGGCGCATCCTGGTCAACGGCTGGCCGACCGGTGTCGAAGTATGTGATGCGATGGTCCACGGCGGGCCGTTCCCGGCCACTTCCGATGCCCGCACCACCTCGGTCGGCACGGCGGCGATCCTGCGCTTCCTGCGCCCGGTGTGCTACCAGGACTTCCCCGATGCCCTGCTGCCCCAGGCGCTCCAGCACGGCAACCCGCTGCAGCTGCGGCGCTTGCTCGACGGTAAACGGGAAGCCTGAGCATGGTCGACACCCCTGAAACCGATATCGCCGTGGTCGGCGCCGGCATCGTCGGCGTGGCCTGCGCCCTGCAACTGGCCCGCCAGGGCCGTCGGGTGCTGCTGCTCGATCACCAGGCGCCCGGCCAGGGCGCCTCCTACGGCAACGCCGGGCACCTGGCCACCGAGCAGGTCTTCCCGATCGCTGACCTGTCGATCCTCAAGCGCCTGCCGCGCATGCTGCTCGACCCGATGGGCCCGCTGCGCCTGGACTGGAAGTACCTGCCCAAGGCCATGCCATGGTTCATCCACCTGCTGCTCAACCTGCGCCCGGCGCCGTTCCAGCGCAGCGTGGCCGGTATCCGGGCGCTGAACGAAGGCAGCCTGGAGGCCTGGCAGCGCCTGCTGGGCTCGATCGGGCGCAGCGAGCTGTTCAAGGAAGATGGCTCGTTGCTGGTGTTTGAACGACCCGAGTCACGCCAGGCGCTGCAAGCCTTGCAGGCGCGCATGCAGCAACAGAACGTGGCGGTCGATTTCTGGCCGGCCGAGCACGTGCGCGAGGCCGCACCGCAACTGAACCCTGCGCTGTTGGGCGGTTTGTTCTTCCCGCGTACCGGGCACTTCATCGACCCGTACCAGGTGGTCTGCGCGCTGTTCGAGGCAGCCAAGTCCAGCGGTGTGCGTTTCGTCCAGGCGCGGGTTTCGGGTGGGCAACTGCAGGGCGACGGAGTCCGCCTGGCCAGTGACCAGGGGACGTTCAAAGCGCGCCAGGTGCTGCTCAGTTGCGGCGCACATTCTGCGCAGCTGACCGCAGCACTGACCGGCAAGCGCGTACCGCTGGACACCGAGCGCGGCTATCACCTGATGCTGCCGCAGGAACGTCAGCGCCTGCCGTTCGCGGTCACCTCACTGGAGCGCAAGTTCATCATGACGCCCATGGCTGATGGGCTGCGCCTGGCCGGCACGGTGGAGTTCGCCGGCCTCGATGCGCCGCCCAGCATGCAGCGGGCGTGGCAGTTGCACCGGTTGAGCAAAGGCTTGTTCCGCCAGGACCTGAGCGTAGAAGGCGCAACGCCATGGATGGGTTTCAGGCCATCGTTGCCGGACTCGTTGCCGGTGATCGACCAGGTGTGTGATGGGCGGGTACTGCTGGCGTTCGGGCATCAGCATCTGGGCTTGACCCAGGCAGCGGTGACGGCGGAATGGGTGGGGCGTCTGGCTGGGCTGGCCGGTGCCCCCGACCTGGGGGCCTACCGGCTGGATCGCTTCTGATGCTCAGGGGCACGCCCGGCATTCAAGGGTGCTGCGGGTCGTGCCCCAATGACTGCAGGAACAATGAAAACAGCTCTGGCTGCGACGAGATATCCAGCTTGGCATACAGGTGGCGACGATGAACCTTGATCGTCTCGGGTGAAATCGCCAGGCGCTCGGCCATGGCCTTCGAGGAAAACCCGCGCAAGATCAGCCGGGCAATCTCCAGCTCGCGCTCGGACAACACCCCAGCGCCGAACTGGCTGAGGGCGTCACGCACCTGCACCGCCACCGGCTCATCCTGCGCCAGCACGTGCTTGCTACCGGCCTGCCAATGCTGCTGCATCAGCGCCAGCACCCACGGGCAGAGCATCGCCAGCAAGCCGCACTGCTCGGCATCGAAGGCGACCCCCCGCCCCAGCGACAAGCTCAGCGCGCCCTGGCCTGGGAGCTGCAGGATGAACTGCACCTCATCCGCCAGCACATGGGCCTGGAACCAGCTGATGTAGTACTCGCTCTCGTGGAACTGGTCCGGCGCCACTTCGTCAAGCCGATACAAGCCACTGCCCACACCGTCCTGGCACGCCAGGTAGAACGGGTCGAGCTGATACAGCCCGCTCAGGTACATGGACATCGCCACAGGCCCCGCCTGCGGCGTCGCATCGTGCTCTTCCAGCACCACCGGGGTACCGCTGCCGGGGTAGTACGCCGCCAGGGCGTTATCGAACGGCAACCAGCGATGCAGCAACAGGATCAGTTGCTTCCAGAAGCGTGGCTGACCGATCTGTTCGATGGTGCGGCCAAGATTGGCATGCATGCCGACTTCATGAAAAACGTTGTGCACCGTGCCGGCTCCCCTGAAAAGGTGATGCGATTTCCCTCCTTTGCAGCGCCCACGTCAAGGGGCGTAACCCCAAATGGTAATTGGCCGGCCACTGCGCCAGGCCTAGATTGCAGCCCATGCAACACCCCATCCGCAGGGTGTTCGCGCCTTTCGTCACTGCCTCAACCCCAATAACAATTCGAGGAAAACGACATGCACGACAGTGCGCTAAAGCCCAGCCTGGGCATGCTCGATGTGGTTGCGATCACCGTTTCGGCGGTGACTCCGGCCAGTTCCGTATTTGTGATTGCACCCTTCGCCATTGCCCAGGCTGGCAGCGGCGCGGTGCTGGCCTTCGTGCTGGCGGCAGTGCTGGCGCTGATGTTCGCCTGGTGCTATGCCGAACTGGGCCGCGCCCATAGTTCGGCCGGTGGCGAATATGTGTATGCCAAGCGCGTGTTCGGCGGCCTGGCCGGCTACGCCACCTTTGTCACGGTGCTGGTCTCGCTGCTGTTCATTCCACCGGTGCTGGCCACCGGGGCTGCTACCTACCTGAACAGCGCCCTGGGCACGGCCTTCGATACCCAGGCCGTGGCCCTGGCGATCGTCGCCGGCAGCTATGCCCTCGGCATCCTCAACATCCGCCTCAACGCCTGGGTCACGGGCGTGTTCCTGTTGTGCGAAATGGCGGCGGTGCTGGTCATCGTGGCGCTGGGCCTGGGTAACGTGAGCCAGCCGCTGAGCGTGTTGATCACGCCCCAGCACATGGACCACGGCCTGCTCAGCGCCGCCCCCTGGGCGCTGGTGTTCGCCTCGATCGGCACGGCCCTGTTCGCCTACAACGGCTTCGGCGCCGCCGTGGTGCTGGCCGAAGACATGAAGGACGGTGGCCGCAGCACCCATCGGGCAGTGCTCTGGTCCCTGGCGCTGGTGGTGGCCATCGAGCTGGTGCCCATCTGCGCACTGTTGCTGGGCGCGCCATCGCTGGAGGCGATGCTGGCCAGCAGCGACCCCATCGGCTACCTGCTCAACGCCCACGGCAACCCGATGCTGTCACGGCTGGTGAGCGCGGGCATTTTCCTTTCGGTGTTCAATGCCATCATCGCCATTGTCATCCAGTCCGGCCGGGTGATCTTCAGCAGTGGCCGCGATCAACTGTGGACGCCAACCCTGAACCGCCTGTTCACCCGCATCCACCCACGCTGGGATTCGCCCTGGCTGGCCACCCTGCTGCTGGCCATACCGTCCGCTGCCCTGAGCTTCAGCTCCAATCTGGAAGAGATGACCTCGTTCACCGTGCTGCTGCTCCTGATGGTGTACCTGGCGGTCGCGCTGTGCGCTCTGTTCAGCCGTGTGCTGCGCAGCGACCGCGAACACCCCTATCGCATGCCCCTGTGGCCGTTGCCAGCGCTGCTGGCGGTGGTCGGCGCGGGTTACCTGCTGCTCAGCGGCCTGCTGGCCGCGCCCCTTCGCGACATCCTCATCATTCTCGTGCTGCTGGCCGTCTCGGTGATGCTCTACAGCACCTACGGCAAGTTCAGCCCAGCCTTCCAGAAACTCTGACCCACAACGCTCTGACCCACAGGAGTCCCTATGCGCGCTCGTCAACTTGGTATCAGCCTGGGC carries:
- the moaB gene encoding molybdenum cofactor biosynthesis protein B, translating into MRVQPDAVFIPLNIAVLTVSDTRSYDNDTSGELLASRSVEVGHRLVARALLKDDLYKIRAQVATWIADDDVQVVLITGGTGFTGRDSTPEAVQCLLDRSVDGFGELFRALSILDIGSSTVQSRALAGISNGTLVCCLPGSTGACRTAWEGILVEQLDARHRPCNFVKHLKPIEACESRG
- a CDS encoding LysR family transcriptional regulator, with the translated sequence MDIKQLKFLIALDQTRHFGQAAALCHITQPTLSMRLRNLEDELDLVLVKRGQRFEGFTEAGERILAWARTLLAAHDGLQAEAASCRGQVVGSLRLGTVPLASFNPMHLLLPLREKYPELQFQLSSHSTEQIMDGLSRNQLDLGICYLDQVNANFFEVIELGTTTMGLLFDTQHFQFDTDSLRWDELGDIPLGLLSKGMHYRQSLDLSFRSRGLEPNAVLESDSTFQLVQAINTGVCCAIMPLGCGLEDLSEHMRIIPIVEASIHSPIGLLLRRSEPRSAIAEQCFDEAKRLFQPA
- a CDS encoding AraC family transcriptional regulator, which codes for MTQDSLATLYQSLDQHRPATLEALLAGVSLLLPILDAIPNAAIFIKDPAARYVLANTTLVQRCGLKRLQPLLGKTSAEVFPAQLGPGYTEQDRRVLKDGLVLEDQLELHLYGSREPGWCLTHKRPLRNPAGEIIGLVGISVDLQSAADTHPAYQRLAAVDEHIRRHFHQPISMNELTRIAGISVAQLERYCKRVFHLTPRQMIHKARLEHAHRLLHSDLPITEVALRCGYTDHSAFSRQFKQLTGFTPRQYRQATADQAG
- a CDS encoding APC family permease gives rise to the protein MSGKFKKQLSLLDLTFIGLGAIFGSGWLFAASHVSAIAGPAGILSWFLGGFAVLLLGIVYCELGAALPRAGGVVRYPVYSHGPLLGYLMGFITLIAFSSLIAIEVVASRQYAAAWFPGLTKAGSSDPTVLGWLVQFALLGLFFFLNYRSVKTFAKANNLVSVFKFIVPLLVIGVLFTFFKPENFEVQGFAPFGLSGVEMAVSAGGIIFAYLGLTPIISVASEVKNPQRTIPIALILSVLLSTAIYALLQLAFLGSVPTEMLTNGWAAVTKELALPYRDIALALGVGWLAYLVVADAVISPSGCGNIYMNATPRVVYGWAQTGTFFKYFTRIDAESGIPRPALWLTFGLSVFWTLPFPSWEALINVVSAALVLSYAVAPVTVAALRRNAPDMPRPFRVKGMGVLGPLSFIIAALIVYWSGWSTVSWLLALQIVMFVLYLLCGRFVPTQHLSLAQQVRSSAWLIGFYAVTILLSWLGSFGGLGVLGHPLDTLAVAACALGIYYWGAATGVPAHLVRLEGEDESEASAETYSGRPAVAS
- a CDS encoding 4-hydroxyproline epimerase, whose product is MKQIHVIDSHTGGEPTRLVMKGFPPLQGRSMAEQRDELRELHDQWRRACLLEPRGNDVLVGALYCPPVSADATCGVIFFNNAGYLNMCGHGTIGLIASLQHLGLIEPGVHKIDTPVGPVSATLHEDGAITVGNVPSYRYRQQVAVEVPGHGVVRGDIAWGGNWFFLVSEHGQRIELDNREALTEYTWAMLKALEAQGITGEHGAPIDHVELFADDAHADSRNFVMCPGKAYDRSPCGTGTSAKLACLAADGKLEEGQTWVQASITGSQFHGRYERDGERIRPFITGRAYMTADSTLLIDEQDPFAWGI
- a CDS encoding dihydrodipicolinate synthase family protein → MTDNIFTGTMPALMTPCTAARKPDFDALVRKGLELIEAGMSAVVYCGSMGDWPLLTEAERQEGVARLVAAGIPTIVGTGAVNTREAVAHAAHAAKVGAAGLMVIPRVLSRGASLIAQKHHFSAILAAAPKLPAVIYNSPYYGFATRADLFFELRREFPNLIGFKEFGGGADLRYAAEHITSKDDDVTLMVGVDTQVVHGFVNCAATGAITGIGNALPREVLQLVSLSKQAAKGDAKARRLARELEAALAVLSSFDEGCDLVLYYKHLMVLNGDSEYSLHFNETDVLTDAQRNFAEQQYGLFRKWYASWSAEQNLT
- a CDS encoding aldehyde dehydrogenase (NADP(+)); the protein is MTLTGNLLIGQRAVPGSRDAIRAIDPATNQALEPAYAGGTGEHVAQACALAWAAFDAYRETSLEQRAHFLETIASEIEALGDALIDRAVAESGLPKARIQGERGRTCTQLRTFARVVRSGEWLDVRVNNALAERQPLPRADLRQRQVALGPVAVFGASNFPLAFSVAGGDTASALAAGCPVVVKAHAAHPGTSELVGQAVARAVKPCGLPEGVFSLLYGAGREVGIALVSDPRIKAVGFTGSRSGGIALCQAAQARPEPIPVYAEMSSINPVFLFDAALQARGAALAQGFVASLTQGAGQFCTNPGLVIARQGPALQRFIEAASEHVRQAAAQTMLTPGIASAYATGVGALANNANATIAASGQTQQGPNQCQAQLFVTQAEAFLSDPALQAEVFGAASLVVACASDEQVRQVAEHLEGQLTATLQLDDADIDSARALLPTLERKAGRILVNGWPTGVEVCDAMVHGGPFPATSDARTTSVGTAAILRFLRPVCYQDFPDALLPQALQHGNPLQLRRLLDGKREA
- a CDS encoding NAD(P)/FAD-dependent oxidoreductase, with amino-acid sequence MVDTPETDIAVVGAGIVGVACALQLARQGRRVLLLDHQAPGQGASYGNAGHLATEQVFPIADLSILKRLPRMLLDPMGPLRLDWKYLPKAMPWFIHLLLNLRPAPFQRSVAGIRALNEGSLEAWQRLLGSIGRSELFKEDGSLLVFERPESRQALQALQARMQQQNVAVDFWPAEHVREAAPQLNPALLGGLFFPRTGHFIDPYQVVCALFEAAKSSGVRFVQARVSGGQLQGDGVRLASDQGTFKARQVLLSCGAHSAQLTAALTGKRVPLDTERGYHLMLPQERQRLPFAVTSLERKFIMTPMADGLRLAGTVEFAGLDAPPSMQRAWQLHRLSKGLFRQDLSVEGATPWMGFRPSLPDSLPVIDQVCDGRVLLAFGHQHLGLTQAAVTAEWVGRLAGLAGAPDLGAYRLDRF
- a CDS encoding response regulator transcription factor, whose protein sequence is MHANLGRTIEQIGQPRFWKQLILLLHRWLPFDNALAAYYPGSGTPVVLEEHDATPQAGPVAMSMYLSGLYQLDPFYLACQDGVGSGLYRLDEVAPDQFHESEYYISWFQAHVLADEVQFILQLPGQGALSLSLGRGVAFDAEQCGLLAMLCPWVLALMQQHWQAGSKHVLAQDEPVAVQVRDALSQFGAGVLSERELEIARLILRGFSSKAMAERLAISPETIKVHRRHLYAKLDISSQPELFSLFLQSLGHDPQHP